A DNA window from Chiroxiphia lanceolata isolate bChiLan1 chromosome 6, bChiLan1.pri, whole genome shotgun sequence contains the following coding sequences:
- the RPL27A gene encoding 60S ribosomal protein L27a, which translates to MPSRLRKTRKLRGHVSHGHGRVGKHRKHPGGRGNAGGMHHHRINFDKYHPGYFGKVGMRHYHLKRNQKFCPTVNLDKLWTLVSEQTRLNYAKNEAGLAPVIDVVRSGYYKVLGKGKLPKQPVIVKAKFFSRRAEEKIKEVGGACVLVA; encoded by the exons atg CCTTCCAGGCTAAGGAAGACCCGGAAGCTGAGAGGGCACGTCAGCCACGGGCACGGCCGCGTGG ggaaACACAGGAAGCATCCAGGAGGACGTGGTAATGCTGGTGGTATGCACCATCACAGGATTAACTTTGATAAATA TCACCCTGGTTATTTTGGAAAAGTAGGCATGAGACACTATCACTTGAAGAGAAACCAAAAGTTCTGTCCTACTGTCAACCTGGATAAACTGTGGACGCTCGTCAGTGAACAGACCAGGCTTAATTATGCCAAAAATGAGGCTGGTCTGGCCCCGGTCATCGATGTAGTGCGCTCG GGCTACTACAAAGTCCTGGGCAAGGGGAAGCTGCCCAAGCAGCCTGTAATTGTGAAAGCAAAGTTCTTCAGTagaagagcagaggagaagaTCAAAGAAGTTGGTGGTGCCTGTGTGCTTGTGGCAtaa